The DNA window caTTCTTATTCTCATTACCAATGTATatatttgtaaattttaCTTTGGTGGAATTGCTGTTTTAATTACATTTCTAAATACGTATATATACATCTGAATTTATgttacaattttttttttataaaccGTATGTATTGATATTAGCTTCTCCACCTGACCTTCACTCCTACTCCTACATCCAAGAAGCAGTAGTTCATCATTTTAGAACTATTTATGTGTAGTAATTAGGTGGCTGctaaaaatcaaaaataaagaaaaaaaaatatgatcTTCATGTTGATTTggtattaaaaaaaatcaccaaactgaaaaaaaaaatataactTAGCAgttgttctttttctttaacaaAGAGGTAATAGTTGATAGAATAGAGATtaacaattcaataattgatatcAACAAAACTGATTCAAGTAATAATGTTGCTGCTTATGACATATCTTCAAGATGTAAGTTTGAGGacttgatttgattgaatttgagGTATTGTTACAGACGTGTCCACCAAAAGAGAAATCAATCCAATCACCAAAAGTTAGAATAGATTTGAGTATATTAAATGAGGTCCCCCCAAAAGtataattcttcaattatcTCAAAGGAAATCGTGGAGAGAcagagaaagagagaagTATCttacaaaagaaaacacAATTATCAAGATCAACACATTAGACATTAGTGGATGAACTAACTTTATGAACTcgaaattaaaattgaaaatagaaaaacCTTCATTCTTGGATTATAAAGAacgaaagaaaaaaaaaaaagagagagaaagaaaacaatcaaaacaGAAAACTATAAAAGGATTCATATATTAcctgatttcaattttttttttgctccCTCTTTCTCCCTTTGTTCTTTGAAgtgttttttgtttaaattgtttacaGAAGTAGAAGAGAtgtttaaaattaatttcattataaaaATGAGGTGTTTGGAATGATTTCTTGAAGTTAGGTTGTCGCGAAACAATGTTTTTCGTTAAGGAAGGATAAGCCACTAGTTCATCCAGATCAATTGACTATTTACTGAAATCTTTGATTGCAAGctccattttttttttatagtTCAACCggtttgatttttctttttcagtttttgaaaataacaTTCCAATGGAAAGAAATTGCTGGACATTATACTAAgagaagtagtagtagtgaaagaaacaagaagatGATAAGTTTAGTAAATGTCTAAGCAGAATTTAAAGATTTGATAAAGTCACTCGCTAAAAAAATCTGTCGTGTTGCaaaagtattttttttttttttttttttttcaatttaatgCACGCCAAAGTGATGTTTGATTCGCCACTTGCACACGACAATTGCCTAcccaaccaaccaaccaacacTGAAAATATGACagcaagaagaagaagaggaagaacCACACGCGACTTTGATAAATGTAAAgtgagagaaaaaaaaaaaaaaaaaagaaaaaagtaGTGCACATTAGGTCAGTTggatttgtttgttgttgttgttgttgtgtttgtttgattgattgattgattgattaacAGTATCCTATCACATTAGAATCAATCATGGTTCTGCACCtactaaatcaattaaagattACCAATAATCACatatattcaaatataGTGCCTCAAGATTTGGATAAGAGAACCATTCGAGTCAAGCCTACCAATGACTATTCTTTGAAAAGTAtgataaaaaagaatactcatcaaaaaccaacaataacaaagaCAAACTCCATCACCAAAATAAGACCTGTTCAggataataatagtatCAAAAGAGGGAATAGAAATTTTAGGAATGGAAATGTTTTTGTGAAGTTaacgaaaaagaaatatattgttgttattaattATGACAAAACAAAGCTATcaacaacgacaacaacaataagaTCAAAGTCAGGAGTAATACCACTGCTACTACCTCATAGTGCATCCTACAAACCAGAAACTCAATTTGATACATCTTTGTCGTCGGAAATACCATTACCTTATAAAGGAATATTAAAGTACCCTGATTGCGTTATCAATAACACTGACCCCACAAAACTAGATACAGAAAGgtttaacaaatttcttAATGAAGGAATAGTATTACGAAACAAAACCACAAGCCATTGTGAAATAGAATCACCGGCCTCATCTAATTTAcctaatcaattaataaacgAATCAAATCAAAGTACAGAATCTACTCCGGTGCCtagtttttcaaatttaaacaaatccaaaataAATCGGATAGTACTAAgagattttgaaatcaacaCTTGGTATATTGCTCCATATCCAGAAGAATATTCTCAATGTGAAGTATTATACATTTGCGAGTATTGTCTCAAATATATGAATTCGCCAATGTCATATCGACGacatcaattgaaaaattgtaatttttcaaacaatCATCCACCAGGATTAGAAATTTATCGTGatccaaaaaataaaattctGATTTGGGAAGTTGACGGAAGGAAAAATATCAGCTATTGTCAAAATTTATGTTTATTAGCCAAATTATTCCTCAATTCCAAAACTTTGTATTATGATGTGGAaccatttattttttatgtATTAACggaaattgatgaaaaaaatccTTCAAATTATCACTTTGTTGGATATTTTCTGAAGGAAAAATTGAACAGTTCTGATTATAATGTTTCATGTATTTTAACTTTaccaatttatcaaagaAAAGGGTATgggaatttattgattgatttcaGTTATTTATTAAGTCGAaatgaattcaaatatGGAACTCCTGAAAAACCACTCAGTGATTTGGGCTTATTAAGTTATAGAAATTACTGGAGAGTAACAATTGCttataaattgaaacaaatttacGATAAATACTTGGCAAACAATGCCAATGGCGATAGCAACAATTCAAGGCTAAGTCTATCGGTTGATATACTATGTAAGTTGACTGGTATGATACCGTCCGATGTTATTGTGGGGTTAGAGCAATTGGATTCATTAGTAAGAAATCCATTAACTCATACTTATGCCATTGTGATAAACTTGGAGAAAATAAACACTGAAATTGCCAAATGGGAAAAGAAACTGTACACTAAATTAGACTATGAGAAATTATTATGGAAACCAATGTTATTTGGTCCCAGTGGTGGAATCAATTCTGCACCATCACTTCAACCACAATCACATCCAGAACAACCAGGAACGACAATGTCAACTGGAGAAGGTGCTGTAGCAGTTCATTCAAAACCAGTAATCCCCCAAAATAgtatttctttaataacaaACTTTTTGAAAGATGACATCAATAATCCTTACAcatttgaagaagaaggttttaaagaaattgaagcTCACAGAGAAACAGAGAATGACGAAATAAAGAATGCAAGCCTTGTGGAATATGTTACATGTTATCCAGGAATAGTAGTAAACAATCATAttagtagtggtagtggtggtggtggtggtggtagtggtggtggtagtggcAGTGAACTGAATGGTTCAAATGGTCAAACTAAAAGTAATGAAAAGGTGTTCaagaaaagcaaaaaatTTACCGTcgaagatgatgaaattgaagaaatatttgaaattgatgaactTTCAagtaatgatgaaaatgagCCGGATTTTGAAAACGATGACAATGACAACGACAACGAcgaggaggaggaggaggaggatgAATTGGATGATTTTGTGGATGACGATGAGGTAATGGAGATCAAAGAGAACTATTCTGATGAGGATGTTTCTGAAGATATAATTGAGCTTattgacgatgatgatgatgatgaggatGATGAAGAGGATTGGGGAAGAACTTGGAAGCGAAGGGCACCATCACCGCCCAAGAGAAAAACTGCCAATGTATTGGCTAGTAACAGAAAACCAAGAAGTAGAGGGAGACCAAGAGGAACATTCAAATTAAAACCTCAAGATTTGGGACCATAATGACCCGCCAAATAAAGCCACAATTACATACAAAAGAACATAGATAATAAACGATGAGGTAAAACAATACTTGAAACCAAAATAGAAgaattaacaaaaaaaacaaagaaaaagaggtTTGTACTTTTTTTAAGCAATCTCattaacaatattattatatctATTCAAgttttgaacaattgacAAGAATTTTCAAACACCGTATCTATGAAATTCTCTATTTCGGTatcatttttgaaatcatgCAATCCACAAATTATTTCTGCCACTAAACCAACATTTACTGGTTCATTTCTAGATTTGATCATAGGATCAGCTAAAACTCCAATTCTTGTTTCGAGTAATTCTGGATCATTGgcattttcttttgatttttgaaCAAAATCTGAATGTTTCTGATAATGctcttttttaattgatggGAATGGTAAATTCTCATGTAATTTTATTGGAGAATTTTTAGTAATTGgtagtagttgttgttgttgttgtttggtATTATCTATTTCAGGATAAAACTTATTAGGATAAGTTGTATTGATAAACTTATAACCAGCATGactttttctaatttcacACCATGGGGCATCggtttcaattaataatctATTAATGGGGATTTTTTTCACAACTTGTAAATTTTCTTCAGTTTTCAATGAACAACCATTAACACCAATATAAAATCCAAgttgtaataattgatttaattcttgttctGTTCCAGTGAATGAATGAACTACTCCATTAATAGGATTAATTATTCCCCTGTCAATATAAGGTTTGAAAATCTTGATGAAATCATCACATGCGGCTCTCATATGTAAGAATAATGGTAATTGAACGTTTAATTCAGTTTGTAAACtatctaataaatcaagtTGTTTAATCAACATTTCACATTGTTGATGTTTTGAACTGTAATGTAATCGATCATAATCTAATCCGATTTCACCAAATGCCTTGACATGACCTAATTTATACCcttttataataatatttctcaacttgttcaattttatatcaacatcatcacGTAATTCTTCGGAATATCTATTACTATCATTTGCTTCCTCAccttttttgttggtttcgttcaatttataaaattccGAAGCAACAGAACATGGATGTACACCAGCAgttgaatcaaattgatttgaatatttttcaCATAATTCAAAATGATCTTCACTTTCTTTAATAGTCAGAGCTGTAATTAACATTTTATCAACATGAAATAAATGGGCTCGTTCAATAACTGAATGAATATCACAAGGATGctttgatgttgatgatcCATTATAATATCCTTGAAACATTGAATCAGAAAAATTGACTCCAATATCATAATATCTTGGTTTCCAAATATTTGTCCTAGTCATGGTTCTTAAAAACAGTCTTggatttatcatcaataggTTGAATAAATTCCAAAtgtgaaaaataaaaggaacaaaaaaataaaaaaaaaaatgatgatgatgttagTGAGatagtttttattttttaccTTCTTTAAACAATCtcaataacaaaaatatttgaaactCCTACTAACATACAAACTGAACAATACCAAATCATGTCGGAAGAATTAGATAGAATTTTATCTATTGAAGAATCTgcaatcaacaaaaacaaagaaatagaTCGAATTCTACTGTGTTCTCcttttgattattattcaatattaGAAATCAATCCATTATTATCCACCACAACTGAAGAACTTttaacaattattaaaaaagtGTATCggaaaaaatcattattaatccATCCTGATAAATCAGATAATCCTAAAGCTTCAGAAgcttttgatttattgaaaaaatccGAATATCATTTAACATCATCAGATGAATCAgatattaaagaaattgaacatttatattcaatatATCAAGCATATAAACCAACCCCCTcgaaaataaataatgaacaatattgtaaattagaatttaatgatattattaatattgaaattagatCAAAAGTGAAACaagttttaattgatgaaataaatgaattaaatttaaataaattaattaaacaaacTGAACTTTTACGTAAAGatgaaatgaaacaaaaaattgatcttgaaaaaaaaattaaacaacaactagATAAAAATTGGGAAGATGAAAGAGATTTAAGAGTTAATAATTGGAGAAAATATagtaataaaattgaaaggaaacagaaacaacaacaacaacaacaacaacaagaaggaCAATCATTGGGGAAAGtatcaaaaaagaaaaaaaaaaatgttttagTGTGAAAGTAATTAAAGGaatggggggggggggagtATAAATATGTAATCATATTTGATCATTTGACCGTTTAGTCAGATTAGgtagaatatatatattctatatcaattattgtACACCAATGCCTTATTGAAACCTTTTATTGAGAAGATTGATAAAGCATATTCTTTAATAGTATTATTCTATGAATCATCttaattgaatcaacaAACATTTGGTAGCACATACTAATTctgttattgatttgagtTTTGTTAGATggagtgaaaaaaaaaaaaaaaagaatttaggaagatcaaaaattttatatattcatCTATGAATTGACGTGACTGCTttagaaacaaaaacaacctctatataatattaatcTTGGAATGACAAgtcaatcaaatttaagCTTAATTGCAGTAGGTGTTATTTCGTTTATAACAGGATATTATGTTCACCAAATGTTAAGACCCACAACTCCCAAGAGATTTCGATTAAAACCAACTTCATCACATACTTCCAACTCATCATCAGCGACCACCCCCAATAGTTATAACAGTGAAGACGAAAGCGAAaacgacgacgacgacgacgacgaagaagaagaagaagaagaggaagatgaCGGATTAGATATCAATTCACTTGCATTGAATGAAATCCCTGGAGAAGTAAGAATGACACTTGTTGTAAGACAAGATTTAAAAATGGGTAAAGGTAAAGCAGCTGCTCAATGTTCTCATGCTACATTAgcattatataaaaaaattactaatCCTCAATTAGATTCTTATAATCCAGAACTAGTGAATAGATGGGAAATAAGGAATGGTCAAGCCAAAATAACTTTACAGGTACCAAACCAAGAAGAGATGGATTTACTATATGCAAAAGCCATTAGTTTAGGTATCAATTCTTATATTGTTCATGATGCAGGTAGAACCCAAATTGCTGCTGGAAGTGCCACTGTATTAGGATTAGGTCCTGCTCCTAAACGTATATTAGATGAGGTTACTGgtgatttaaaattatattgaacATTACAAGGTATTCACTTTTCTTCaagatttataataattgtataatttttaaaaaacaTATTCATAAATACAGATAGAAGTGAATTGTGTaagtaataaataaaaaaaaaaaaactggtTTCATTTCAGGTttcaaatatcaattggaaaatgattatcaaattaCTTTCTAATTGAACCTCTAACCGATAAAGGATTAACAGCTGAACtcattcttctttttttctttctcgGATGGGgaatatcatcaacatcaactaATACttcgtcgtcgtcgtcatcACTTACCTGAAgaacatcatcatcatcatcatcgtcatcgtcatcataAAATCCATCTACATCACCAAGTCCTATGGACTCTTGTCTTGCCCGTCTCAGATCTCTCGAGTTTGCCGACCTATGTCCACCATTTCTTAAATTCTCCAAGTAATCTATACGAGCCCATATTTCTCCTTCCGTTCTTTGTGGTAACAAAATTGACAATTCTGCAAATGACAATTCCCGATTACGTCTATTAATCAATAACTCATCCTCCTCCATGGTCCATGGTATATCCAATTTCGGAATTGGGGTACCatgttttcttttagttttggtcCTTGACGGTGGCATACTTCGCCTTATCTTTtgcaattttttattactaGCCTCTAATCTTTCCttatcaaatttgaatggttcttcttcctttttaTCTGCATTGTGTGGTATCACTACTGAACCAGACCGAGAAAAATAACCAATGTTGGAGCCAACTACACTACCACTTCTCAAACTAGGAAGTGTAGTTTGTTGACCACCAACAGAACCACTAATACTCGAGTGTCTAGAAGGCCCACTAATGCTTCCAGTACCACCAAATAGAACAGGCAAATGGGCTAAAGAATTGTTACCCAGTTGATGATGAGGTATattcattgattttgaagGTAGTGAAGAGACCGATGCCCTACCCATTGACAGAATAGAACCTCTTTCGTCGGTGGTGATTtgtattattgaattacTGCGTAGAGCAGAAATGTTGGCAACTCCAGAGATCGAACCTCGATGAGTAAAGTTTGTCCCCTTATCACCAGCAGAAGTTGAATTTCTGGGAGTTAGTGACGATGGAGTTGTTGGATGTGATTTGCTATGAGGTAAATTCATCGTTGGATCCACTGAAACATCACCATAGTATCCTCCATTACTATTACGATGGCCAGTCACTGAGCCAGTAGCACTTGACCGACGTCGATCTAGAGATCTATCTGATGCAGGAGATGCCTCATATTTATGAGCTAAATTCGGATTACCATTATGGTGGGTGCTACTTCCGTGTATCGTTGGTGATGTTAAGCCTTTAGGGGTAGCAGGACCTGAATTGGAAATATAAGATGGTGAATTGGATAAAGCATTCAAACCAGCCAACGCGGTcgaaatattattatcaaaccCTTGAAAAGTACCAGTTGTCATAGGATTATAAGTaaagttgttgattgtGCTATTACTAGGAGTATTCCCCTTTGCAGAATTATTTGCTGGACCATTATTCTTTGTTGTCTTTGAAGTATTCCCTGATTTGGTAGCTTTCTCCGTAGTTTTACTTGTTGAATCAGTTGTACTGTTGGAATTTTTAGTTGTGgcttttttcttctttggtgCAGAATTCATGTTTGGATTCTGTTTAAACTGAGCCCCTAAAGCAGCAGCTGATTTTGGAGGATTCTTCAAATTTCCCGATTTCAATCTTCTCCATCTGAATTGACATGCATTTGGTGTTCTGTTGGTGAAATTACTAGCTATTTCTTTCCAACCCAATTTTTGGTTGTCTTTCAAGTGCATTAATAGTATATCATCTTCTGCGTCCCATGATGTTGGTGTACGGGAAGGGTTTTTTTGACTGGAAGATCCAGATTTTGATTCGGAAGTAGTACTTGTCTCTATCTCTGGTGAACTCATctaaaatattaatgaatacTCTTTGGTGGTTAagtactttttttttttccttttaaGTTCTGAAATAGAAATTAAcaactttgaaaaaaaatgtcaaccaaagaaaaaaaaaaaaaaaaaaaaagaaagaaaatttaaacaaaCTTTATGGGAATGTATCAATACTGGCTGAATCAAAGTATGAATATGATTAAACTTGTAGAaatatatagatatatatataaatcaaatattataataataataaaaaaaaaaagttgaataGTGTTTGGTATTGTAGTTCGTAAACCCTTTTACTGCATTCTGTTTTCAAGATGATCATCGACggatttgatttaatataaaataattattattattactcaGTCAGACAAAGACAAAAACGGGCCAAATCACCAAATACTGTTGGTGCATGGATGTACTAATTTTTTACGTTTGGTCATGTGACATACAAACTTGTATGCACAATATGCAGGACCCAAATAATTCCTTGAAACAACCATAAcccataataataataactcACATGAATTCACAATAGAACAgtaattgattgtttgttAGCTGCTAGTAATAGTATAAGTTATAAATTATAGACATATACGCATATATACAATGGTATTGTTTTACTTGTAATGCTGTTTCTaagttttattaaattggtGAAAccgttaaaaaaaagacaattttgacgacaacaacaacaacgatgatgatgatgatgaatttattcTACTACCCCCTCTAATTTACCAACTTTGCCAGCCCAAATCTTTTCTGCTTCGACGATAGTGTTATTATTAGCCTTCATTTTATTCATAGTTTCAATGTATTCATCATATTCATCActatcaaaaacaataccACCCCCAGCTTGTAAATAGGCCACTCCATCTTTATACACCATGGTACGCAAGGCGATACATGTATCCATGGTTTTCCCATCGTACCCCCAATGGCCAACAGCACCAGCATAAACACCtcttttttccttttccaaTTCTGCAATTAACTCCATGGCCTTAACTTTAGGAGCTCCACTAACAGTCCCGGCAGGGAATATAGATCTAAATGCATCAAATCTTGTTTGATCTTCACGTAAAGTCCCACTAACTTCAGATACCAAATGCATGACGTGAGAAAATCTTTGAATAgtcaataatttatcaactttGTTAGTGGTTGGTTGACACACTCTATTCACATCATTTCTTGCTAAATCAACAAGCATAATATGTTCAGCTCTATCTTTCAAACTTGCTCGCAAAATCTCGGCATTTTCTTCATCCTCTTCATTTGTCTTACCACGAGGCATGGTACCGGCAATAGGATGTGTAACAATCCTTCCCTTAGTGTCTGATTGAACCAATAACTCAGGTGATGCACCAATGATTTGGaaatccaataaatcaatGTAAAACAAGTAAGGTGATGGATTGACTGTTCTCAAGTGTCtataaatattgaatgGATGTAATGAAGTTGGACGGGCAATTCTTTGTGAAGGTACTGCTTGAATAATGTCACCTTTCAAAATATGTTCTTTCAAAGTGGTAACATGTTTTTCGTAACCTTCTTGACCAATATTGGATGTGAAATTCTGTCCTAATTTAATTGGTCCTTGTTTGGGagcaatttcttcattagaTACATTtcttaataaaattttttcaattttttcaatgttttCCGTGGCTTGTTTATACAAATTCTCTATatcttgatttattttgtcGTTTATTTTAATGTtataaatgatttgaaatcttTGGTACACATGGTCAAAAGCTACCACCAAATCACAAAACATTAAAACAGCCTCTGGTAATCCTAAAACATCTTTCATTGAAcgttttgtttttggttcAAAATACTTGATACAATCATAAGATATATATCCAGTGGCACCTCCACTGAATTTAGGCAAACCTGGTAATGAAGCTTGTTTGTAATTAGACAATTCCTTTTCCAAAACGGTTATGGGATCGACATTACAAAATTCTTTAGCAAATTTTTTAGGATTATCACCGGTCTTGATGATTTTAGTAGGTTGTATCCCAATAAACGAGTATCTATCAATAGTGTCACCTTTAACGGAGgattcaaaaagaaatgattcTGTTCtatttgaatcatttaaattggccaatttcaaataagcTTGATGAATAGTTATGTCATTATGTGGCACATATTTATATACTGGATAAACATTTGGACTTTCATTTGAAGATCTATTGGTATCAATAGTCTTCTTTAATGTTTCAATGGTTGGTTGTACAAATTGTGACTGCAtgccaatttttttttttttttttttggttagTTTGAATTCtatatcaacaaattaaattgttaAGTTAAACATACCATCATTTCCTTCTTTGTTGTATAAACTGGActgttttcaaaaatgaCTCAACGactgaaaatttttttggatgGTCCCCCCCTTGATAGTGCGAAATACTATTTTTGTGTGTCTCGTTAAATCGTAGATTTAAAAGCCGGTAAAAAAATGGGTAATCATCTAAACCAACaccaaatttgaaataaccaaatcattaataactTGATGGTATAagacaataacaacaagagACACATATATCTAATTGTAatgaaatataataaataaatcagtgtatatatatacaagaATACAATCTATAAATACCAAGTGGATCCGTAATTCTCATCTCTAAGTAAACATGTCCTATCAACTGCATTTACTTGCAAAACTTTATCACAAACTAATTTGTTACCAATATGTATGTCAGTATTTTCGGTCAATACATCAACTTCAATACCCAATTCCATACAAAAACATTTACAAAC is part of the Candida dubliniensis CD36 chromosome R, complete sequence genome and encodes:
- a CDS encoding histone acetyltransferase, putative (Similar to S. cerevisiae SAS3) translates to MVSHLLNQLKITNNHIYSNIVPQDLDKRTIRVKPTNDYSLKSMIKKNTHQKPTITKTNSITKIRPVQDNNSIKRGNRNFRNGNVFVKLTKKKYIVVINYDKTKLSTTTTTIRSKSGVIPSLLPHSASYKPETQFDTSLSSEIPLPYKGILKYPDCVINNTDPTKLDTERFNKFLNEGIVLRNKTTSHCEIESPASSNLPNQLINESNQSTESTPVPSFSNLNKSKINRIVLRDFEINTWYIAPYPEEYSQCEVLYICEYCLKYMNSPMSYRRHQLKNCNFSNNHPPGLEIYRDPKNKISIWEVDGRKNISYCQNLCLLAKLFLNSKTLYYDVEPFIFYVLTEIDEKNPSNYHFVGYFSKEKLNSSDYNVSCILTLPIYQRKGYGNLLIDFSYLLSRNEFKYGTPEKPLSDLGLLSYRNYWRVTIAYKLKQIYDKYLANNANGDSNNSRLSLSVDILCKLTGMIPSDVIVGLEQLDSLVRNPLTHTYAIVINLEKINTEIAKWEKKSYTKLDYEKLLWKPMLFGPSGGINSAPSLQPQSHPEQPGTTMSTGEGAVAVHSKPVIPQNSISLITNFLKDDINNPYTFEEEGFKEIEAHRETENDEIKNASLVEYVTCYPGIVVNNHISSGSGGGGGGSGGGSGSESNGSNGQTKSNEKVFKKSKKFTVEDDEIEEIFEIDELSSNDENEPDFENDDNDNDNDEEEEEEDELDDFVDDDEVMEIKENYSDEDVSEDIIELIDDDDDDEDDEEDWGRTWKRRAPSPPKRKTANVLASNRKPRSRGRPRGTFKLKPQDLGP
- a CDS encoding 3'->5' exonuclease and endonuclease, putative yields the protein MINPRSFLRTMTRTNIWKPRYYDIGVNFSDSMFQGYYNGSSTSKHPCDIHSVIERAHLFHVDKMLITASTIKESEDHFELCEKYSNQFDSTAGVHPCSVASEFYKLNETNKKGEEANDSNRYSEELRDDVDIKLNKLRNIIIKGYKLGHVKAFGEIGLDYDRLHYSSKHQQCEMLIKQLDLLDSLQTELNVQLPLFLHMRAACDDFIKIFKPYIDRGIINPINGVVHSFTGTEQELNQLLQLGFYIGVNGCSLKTEENLQVVKKIPINRLLIETDAPWCEIRKSHAGYKFINTTYPNKFYPEIDNTKQQQQQLLPITKNSPIKLHENLPFPSIKKEHYQKHSDFVQKSKENANDPELLETRIGVLADPMIKSRNEPVNVGLVAEIICGLHDFKNDTEIENFIDTVFENSCQLFKT
- a CDS encoding possible DnaJ-like splicing factor, putative, which gives rise to MSEELDRILSIEESAINKNKEIDRILSCSPFDYYSILEINPLLSTTTEELLTIIKKVYRKKSLLIHPDKSDNPKASEAFDLLKKSEYHLTSSDESDIKEIEHLYSIYQAYKPTPSKINNEQYCKLEFNDIINIEIRSKVKQVLIDEINELNLNKLIKQTELLRKDEMKQKIDLEKKIKQQLDKNWEDERDLRVNNWRKYSNKIERKQKQQQQQQQQEGQSLGKVSKKKKKNVLV
- a CDS encoding peptidyl-tRNA hydrolase, putative (Similar to S. cerevisiae PTH2), giving the protein MTSQSNLSLIAVGVISFITGYYVHQMLRPTTPKRFRLKPTSSHTSNSSSATTPNSYNSEDESENDDDDDDEEEEEEEEDDGLDINSLALNEIPGEVRMTLVVRQDLKMGKGKAAAQCSHATLALYKKITNPQLDSYNPELVNRWEIRNGQAKITLQVPNQEEMDLLYAKAISLGINSYIVHDAGRTQIAAGSATVLGLGPAPKRILDEVTGDLKLY
- a CDS encoding disrupter of telomere silencing homologue, putative (Similar to S. cerevisiae DOT6), with protein sequence MSSPEIETSTTSESKSGSSSQKNPSRTPTSWDAEDDILLMHLKDNQKLGWKEIASNFTNRTPNACQFRWRRLKSGNLKNPPKSAAALGAQFKQNPNMNSAPKKKKATTKNSNSTTDSTSKTTEKATKSGNTSKTTKNNGPANNSAKGNTPSNSTINNFTYNPMTTGTFQGFDNNISTALAGLNALSNSPSYISNSGPATPKGLTSPTIHGSSTHHNGNPNLAHKYEASPASDRSLDRRRSSATGSVTGHRNSNGGYYGDVSVDPTMNLPHSKSHPTTPSSLTPRNSTSAGDKGTNFTHRGSISGVANISALRSNSIIQITTDERGSISSMGRASVSSLPSKSMNIPHHQSGNNSLAHLPVLFGGTGSISGPSRHSSISGSVGGQQTTLPSLRSGSVVGSNIGYFSRSGSVVIPHNADKKEEEPFKFDKERLEASNKKLQKIRRSMPPSRTKTKRKHGTPIPKLDIPWTMEEDELLINRRNRELSFAELSILLPQRTEGEIWARIDYLENLRNGGHRSANSRDSRRARQESIGLGDVDGFYDDDDDDDDDDVLQVSDDDDDEVLVDVDDIPHPRKKKRRMSSAVNPLSVRGSIRK
- a CDS encoding anthranilate synthase component, putative (Similar to S. cerevisiae TRP2), which encodes MQSQFVQPTIETLKKTIDTNRSSNESPNVYPVYKYVPHNDITIHQAYLKLANLNDSNRTESFLFESSVKGDTIDRYSFIGIQPTKIIKTGDNPKKFAKEFCNVDPITVLEKELSNYKQASLPGLPKFSGGATGYISYDCIKYFEPKTKRSMKDVLGLPEAVLMFCDLVVAFDHVYQRFQIIYNIKINDKINQDIENLYKQATENIEKIEKILLRNVSNEEIAPKQGPIKLGQNFTSNIGQEGYEKHVTTLKEHILKGDIIQAVPSQRIARPTSLHPFNIYRHLRTVNPSPYLFYIDLLDFQIIGASPELLVQSDTKGRIVTHPIAGTMPRGKTNEEDEENAEILRASLKDRAEHIMLVDLARNDVNRVCQPTTNKVDKLLTIQRFSHVMHLVSEVSGTLREDQTRFDAFRSIFPAGTVSGAPKVKAMELIAELEKEKRGVYAGAVGHWGYDGKTMDTCIALRTMVYKDGVAYLQAGGGIVFDSDEYDEYIETMNKMKANNNTIVEAEKIWAGKVGKLEGVVE